The Pantanalinema sp. sequence TGATCACTGAGCCTTCGCTGGAATTGGCGGTGTGAGTCGTCTGTTCGGAGACCTGGCTGGCATGGCTCACATTTTGGGCCACCTGCTGGATCGAGGCAGCAAGCTCCGCAATGGAGCTGCTGGTTTGGGAGACGGCATCAGCCAGGTCGCTTGATTGATTTTTCACGACGATGACCTGCTGATCCAGCACATGGACGTGTCCGTCCACGGACTTGGTGTTGTAGGCCACGCTCGCGATCGCATGGGAGGTCTCTTCACTGATGGCAGCTTGTTGGGCAACCATCTCGGAAAGATCGGTGCGGGAGCGGTTGAGGTTATCTGCCTCAATTGCAACTTCATTCGCCGTCGAGCGGACCTCCGCCACGATCTGGCGAAGGTTTGTGAACATGACGCTGTGACGTTCAAGGCCGTACCGGAAGTCTCCGTGCAAGCCGACGACCTGCGGCGTCCGGAAGTGCTTGTTCTCCTGGTAGTTGGAGGTGGTTGCCTGTTCGCGGAAGTAGACCTCCAGCTGGTCGAGCATGTCGTTGAGGTGCCAGCACACACGACCGATGGTATCTCGATCGCTCACCCCCGTGATGCGGTCGTGAAAGTGCCCTGCGCTTAGCTTTTCCGCAATCGTTTCAAGCTCTGAAAGCGGCGCTACCCAGCGTCCCAGTGCGACCTGTCCCCAGACAGCCGCAGCGACGGCTCCCCCGAGCAAGAGCAGACCAGGGACATCCTTGAACCCATGGGACGAGAGTCCCATCAGAAGATGGGCTCCCCACAGCGCAAAGCCGATCCAAAAAGGAACCGTCAGCCTAAAGGCCAAGAACCAGTTCTTCATAACTCATCCCCTTATCGGCAAGAATCTTGAGGAGCAGGGCTGTAGAGCCCTCCATGCCAGCTCTTCCGCCCAGGCGCTGCTCTTCGGCCACCATGAGGCGGTACAACTCGCTGACGGCTTGAATGGCGCTTTCCTTGGGCTTCCGTCGCACCGAGAAGTAGCCGATGATCTTGCCGTTTGCATCGAAATCCGGGGTCACGTTGGCAAAGACCCAGTAGAAGCTGCCGTCCTTGGCCAGATTCTTGACATAGGCAAAGAATTCTTTGCCGGTCGAAATGGTGTCCCAGAGAAGCTTGAAGGCTGCTCGGGGCATGTCAGGATGGCGGATGATGTTGTGATTGGTACCAATGAGCTCTTGTGCCGAATAGCCGGAAAACTCGATGAAGGTGCGGTTGCCGTAGGTGATGATCCCCTTGGTGTTGGTCTTGGAGACGATGAAGTCGTCTTCCCGCATGACCTTCTCGACCGAAGTAGGTGCCGGTCTCGTTCTCATCTACGTAATTTTCCCTTTGATAAATACGGCTGCACGGGCTGGCGGAAGTTCGGTCTCCAGCCGAGGAGCGTGACTGATGTCATGGGCTTATGGAAGATAAGCGAAGGCTTTTTGACTGCGGTTTGAAGTCTTGTTGTTTAAAGACCGGCTTGAAACGCCTTGTATTCAATTTCCCTGAAGCCAAGGTCTGGCTGTCCGAGGATATAGTGAGCAAGCCGAAGATATGGTGAGTACGTAGAAGCGGTGAGCATGAACCGTGCCCCTATGACTGCGAAAATGCGGCCTGTATTTCGCTAGTATAGGTTGAAGGATGTTGTAAGTCCAAGTGTCAATTATTCGATCGAGTAGGACAATTTATCGATATTTTTCGGCGAGCAAGACGC is a genomic window containing:
- a CDS encoding PAS domain-containing protein, whose protein sequence is MREDDFIVSKTNTKGIITYGNRTFIEFSGYSAQELIGTNHNIIRHPDMPRAAFKLLWDTISTGKEFFAYVKNLAKDGSFYWVFANVTPDFDANGKIIGYFSVRRKPKESAIQAVSELYRLMVAEEQRLGGRAGMEGSTALLLKILADKGMSYEELVLGL
- a CDS encoding HAMP domain-containing methyl-accepting chemotaxis protein, which translates into the protein MKNWFLAFRLTVPFWIGFALWGAHLLMGLSSHGFKDVPGLLLLGGAVAAAVWGQVALGRWVAPLSELETIAEKLSAGHFHDRITGVSDRDTIGRVCWHLNDMLDQLEVYFREQATTSNYQENKHFRTPQVVGLHGDFRYGLERHSVMFTNLRQIVAEVRSTANEVAIEADNLNRSRTDLSEMVAQQAAISEETSHAIASVAYNTKSVDGHVHVLDQQVIVVKNQSSDLADAVSQTSSSIAELAASIQQVAQNVSHASQVSEQTTHTANSSEGSVIKTIQGMQAIADTVGETRIAIQHLDERSNAIGEIVEVIDEIATQTNLLALNAAIEAARAGEHGRGFAVVADEVRKLAERSSKATGEIAGLIKGIQTEIAQAVDVTQQGSLRVQEGTQLVTETGSALRRIKESASQSAALLQESAMATKEQALASQAIVQAAENMGLINEQVTQAIAKMEEISQSVTAATTEQRVGTEQILRATESLHTSSQQATLATDQVSRVTEALMYQAKLLQDSIGFFQAGEPVAEVQILRLPAASGQRLSTRERALAQG